TGGCTTCTCGACGGAGATCCGGCGATTCGCTGGCAGACTCTGAGAGATCTCGTCGGAGCCGCCGAACGTACGATCGAGCGAGAACGGAGGAAGGTCGCGAAGGACGGATGGGGCGCCCGTCTCCTCGCACAGCAAGACGCCGACGGCAGGTGGGCTGGTGGTCAGTCGTCGGACACCGGACTCTATTCGCCTAAGTGGATCTCGACGACCTACACGATGCTGTTGCTCCGGGACTTGGGGCTGGCACCCAGAAACCGGCAGGCACGAAAGGCTTGTGCGCTCCTTCTCGACAACGGGCTCCAGCGCGACGGCGGCATCAACTACGGATGGCGGGGCCAGAGCGAAACCTGCATCACGGGGATGATCCTGTCCATTCTTTCCTACTTCGACACCGACGACGACCGCCTCGACATCATTGCCGGGCATCTGCTAGAGCAGCAAATGCCCGACGGCGGTTGGAATTGCCGCCGCCCTCGCGGGGCGACTCACGCTTCGGTGCATACGACCATCAGCGCTCTCGAAGGTCTGCGGCTGTATGAGCGGAAGCGCGGACGGATGGTGCGAGCGGTGCGGTCCGCACAGCGCCGCGGACGCGAGTTCCTACTGGTCCACCGGTTGTTTCGCTCCCACCGTACCGGCGAGATCATCAAGCCCGTATTCATCCGCTTCTCTTTCCCACCGCGGTGGCACTACGACGTCCTGCGCGCCCTCGACTACTTCCAGGCCGTCGATGCGCCTCGCGACCCGCGCCTCTCCGAAGCGATCGACATCGTCCGCGGCGCCCGGGACAAGGACGGCCGCTGGACGCTACAACACTCGTACAAAGGGAAGACCTACTTCGAGCTCGAGCGCCTGGGAGCGCCGAGCCGCTGGAATACTCTCCGTGCCTTGCGCGTGCTGAGGTGGTGGGATCGGAAGGGTAAGCCGGGAAGCGTGGGGTACATCGGAGCCGGCCGACATTGCTGATCGACGCGGCATTGTCCGCCGTTTTGAATGTTCTGGTGCTCGCAGCCCTGCCCTTACTCGGCTACTTCGCTTACCACAAGGCACGGCACAAACGAGGCGCTAGAGAGATTCTGATTCGTTGCGGCTTGACCGTTGGCGAGACGCGATACATCGGTTACTGCGCGGTGTTCGCTCTCCTGGTCGTTTCGGCTCTCGTCGTCTGGCCACCCCCGCTTCAGGAGCTCCTCCGCGAAGGCTCGGCATGGCGTCCGTTCGCGGGCATGGGGCTCGGGAGGAAGGCCGTCGCGATGTCGCTCCTCTACGGTGTCGTCAAGACAGGATTTGCCGAGGAGTTTCTTTTCCGAGGTCTGATCGCCGGGAGCCTGTCACGAAGATTTGCCATGAGATGGGCGAATCTCATGCAGGCTCTCGTCTTTCTCGTGCCACATCTGCTGTTGTTGTTCATCATGCCTGAGATGTGGCTGGTTCTTCCCGCGGTCTTCTTGGGGGCGCTCTTCGTGGGCTGGGCTCGAATCCGCTCGGGCTCCATCCTGGGTCCGTGGCTCGCCCACGCCTGCCTCAACATCGCCATGGGCCTGAGCGTGGCCATTCGGAGCGCGACGGCGATGCCGTGA
The DNA window shown above is from Vicinamibacteria bacterium and carries:
- a CDS encoding CPBP family intramembrane glutamic endopeptidase, with the protein product MLIDAALSAVLNVLVLAALPLLGYFAYHKARHKRGAREILIRCGLTVGETRYIGYCAVFALLVVSALVVWPPPLQELLREGSAWRPFAGMGLGRKAVAMSLLYGVVKTGFAEEFLFRGLIAGSLSRRFAMRWANLMQALVFLVPHLLLLFIMPEMWLVLPAVFLGALFVGWARIRSGSILGPWLAHACLNIAMGLSVAIRSATAMP